A part of Desulfobacter sp. genomic DNA contains:
- a CDS encoding sodium:proton antiporter has product MKLDKHAALISFLIVFISLFFCFAAQAEGAKGDDAGTYTLEVQPHPGEGHAQAASVQTDHAQEAHEGGHGHGHVNLGETLPLYSCIPFACMLLSIALLPLVAGTFWHHHFGKISAFWAACLAIPFVAAYKGQAVHEILHIILADYVPFIILLWALFTVSGGILLRGTLRGTPVVNTIIILIGTVLASWMGTTGAAMLMIRPFIRANAHRKNKTFMVVFFIFLVANAGGALTPLGDPPLFLGFLHGVSFFWTMKILPHMLLASGVLLVCYFLLDSFYYRKEGGAPPDDGEKAPLRLVGTYNFIFLGGVVGAVLMSGILDLGEVSTFGIHRATQDWLRDGLLIVLGIASLASTPRPLREENEFSWFPIVEVAYLFIGIFITMIPCLLLLKAGSKGAFAFLINAVQDPWHYFWVTGMLSAFLDNAPTYLTFFNTALGSFYAGLPEAQSVPLLMTENAIYLKAVSAGSVFFGACSYIGNAPNFMVRSIASESGVEMPSFFGYIFKYSLVFLIPTFVVVTVVFFF; this is encoded by the coding sequence ATGAAGTTGGATAAACATGCAGCACTCATTTCGTTTTTAATCGTTTTTATCTCTCTGTTTTTTTGTTTTGCGGCCCAGGCCGAGGGGGCCAAAGGAGATGACGCCGGCACATACACCCTTGAGGTGCAGCCCCATCCAGGGGAGGGCCATGCCCAAGCCGCTTCCGTTCAGACCGACCATGCCCAGGAGGCCCATGAAGGGGGGCATGGCCACGGCCACGTGAATTTAGGGGAGACCCTGCCCCTGTATTCCTGCATCCCTTTTGCCTGCATGCTATTGTCCATTGCCCTGCTGCCCCTGGTGGCAGGCACTTTCTGGCATCACCATTTCGGCAAGATCTCAGCTTTCTGGGCCGCCTGTCTGGCCATCCCCTTTGTGGCCGCCTACAAAGGGCAGGCCGTGCATGAAATCCTGCATATTATACTGGCCGACTATGTGCCCTTTATTATTCTGCTTTGGGCGTTGTTCACGGTGTCCGGCGGCATCCTGCTTCGGGGGACGCTTCGGGGGACCCCGGTGGTGAATACTATCATTATTCTGATCGGCACGGTGCTGGCATCATGGATGGGCACCACCGGGGCGGCCATGCTCATGATCCGCCCCTTTATCCGGGCCAATGCCCACCGCAAGAACAAAACCTTCATGGTGGTTTTTTTCATTTTCCTTGTGGCCAATGCGGGGGGGGCGCTGACGCCCCTGGGGGATCCGCCCCTGTTTCTGGGATTCCTGCACGGGGTCAGCTTTTTCTGGACCATGAAAATTCTGCCCCATATGCTGCTGGCCTCAGGGGTATTGCTGGTGTGCTATTTTCTGCTGGATTCCTTTTATTACAGAAAAGAAGGGGGGGCACCGCCGGATGACGGGGAAAAAGCTCCCCTGCGACTGGTGGGTACCTATAATTTTATCTTTCTGGGGGGAGTGGTGGGGGCTGTACTCATGAGCGGCATCCTGGATCTGGGGGAGGTATCCACCTTCGGCATTCACCGGGCCACCCAGGACTGGCTCCGGGACGGACTGCTCATTGTGCTTGGCATCGCTTCCCTGGCCTCCACCCCCAGGCCCCTGCGGGAGGAAAATGAGTTTTCCTGGTTTCCCATTGTGGAAGTGGCCTATCTGTTCATCGGGATTTTCATCACCATGATTCCCTGCCTGCTTCTGCTTAAAGCCGGATCCAAGGGGGCCTTTGCCTTCCTGATCAACGCGGTCCAGGATCCCTGGCACTATTTCTGGGTTACAGGGATGCTTTCGGCTTTTCTGGATAATGCGCCGACCTACCTTACCTTCTTTAACACCGCCCTGGGCAGCTTCTATGCCGGCCTGCCCGAAGCCCAGTCCGTCCCCCTGCTCATGACCGAGAATGCCATCTACCTGAAGGCGGTGTCGGCCGGTTCCGTATTCTTCGGCGCCTGTTCCTATATCGGGAATGCCCCCAACTTTATGGTGCGGTCCATTGCCTCCGAGTCAGGGGTGGAAATGCCTAGTTTCTTCGGCTATATTTTTAAGTATTCCCTGGTCTTTCTCATCCCTACCTTTGTGGTTGTCACTGTGGTATTTTTCTTCTAA
- a CDS encoding PAS domain S-box protein translates to MDLDLNQRKIGIIGGNDPCCEILNRLSDPVLSALGCRVLMVADPLVRNQGTVCAANLNIPTTRTYSDLLELEGMDLVLKLKNDESLAPILKELEGRGVQVADLDPFHAVAFIGLLKTEEEKARVLEKISDKDVCRGDLACLFNTFSSRISEISEKKTEFLKNEREELLEMEKELTQVIQGSMIPTFIINNEHILTHWNRACEELTGHNAYELVGTDRQWVPFRSAKRPTLADIVVDGLDEEEIVKYYGSSWRWSMIVKEALEAEEFFPHIGEKGKWIFFTAAPIKSPDGEVIGAIETLRDRTEDKAAQKEIALQDQELVKLHEKYKKSEEKYRSLFNNNPNPIFIIDSQTLEILDINHRVEADYGYSKTDLLGKPFLDICDRDDETVEMGLRELNRGQALLFAKKKHLKKSGETFFANTKVVNTTYSNRDVLIASSTDITESVEKETQLIQAGKLATLGTMAAGMAHEINQPLNVIQICADLMLKMIKKGIDIPDDELKLMAKDIIDNVARAAGVIKHVRDFARQSERSLKKLDINDPVNDVFKVLGHQLTVHSIKVNLDLNDDLPQIRAEHNRLEQVFINLVTNAIDAMDEKAEKADGQVDKNLTIKTWHEASKVCVSVADTGVGMSDTVKRKIFEPFFTTKETGKGTGLGTSISFGIIKDYSGTIEIQSVEGQGAEFTIRFPAIN, encoded by the coding sequence ATGGACCTTGACCTGAACCAACGGAAGATCGGCATTATCGGCGGCAACGATCCCTGTTGCGAAATATTGAACCGGCTGTCGGACCCTGTGCTGTCCGCCCTGGGCTGCCGGGTGCTGATGGTGGCCGACCCCCTGGTGAGGAATCAGGGAACGGTTTGTGCCGCAAATTTGAATATCCCGACAACCAGGACCTACTCGGACCTCCTGGAGCTGGAAGGGATGGATCTGGTGCTCAAGCTTAAAAATGATGAAAGCCTTGCCCCCATATTAAAGGAGCTGGAAGGGCGCGGCGTGCAGGTTGCAGACCTGGATCCCTTTCATGCTGTAGCCTTTATCGGACTGCTGAAGACCGAGGAAGAAAAAGCCCGGGTGCTTGAGAAAATCTCAGACAAGGATGTCTGCCGGGGGGACCTGGCCTGCCTTTTTAACACCTTTTCAAGCCGTATTTCTGAGATTTCAGAGAAAAAGACGGAATTCCTTAAAAACGAGCGGGAAGAGCTGCTGGAGATGGAAAAGGAACTCACCCAGGTGATCCAGGGCAGCATGATTCCCACCTTCATCATTAACAATGAACATATCCTGACCCACTGGAACCGGGCCTGCGAGGAGCTCACCGGGCATAATGCCTATGAACTGGTGGGCACGGACCGGCAGTGGGTGCCCTTCAGATCGGCCAAGCGGCCCACCCTGGCCGATATCGTGGTGGACGGCCTGGATGAGGAAGAGATCGTAAAATACTACGGCAGTTCCTGGCGGTGGTCCATGATTGTCAAAGAGGCCCTGGAGGCTGAAGAGTTTTTCCCCCACATCGGGGAAAAGGGCAAATGGATATTTTTTACGGCCGCCCCCATCAAATCCCCGGACGGAGAGGTGATCGGAGCCATTGAGACCCTGAGGGACAGGACCGAGGACAAGGCCGCCCAGAAAGAGATCGCGCTCCAGGACCAGGAACTGGTCAAGCTCCATGAAAAGTACAAAAAATCAGAGGAAAAATACCGGTCGCTGTTTAACAACAATCCCAATCCCATTTTCATCATTGATTCCCAGACCCTTGAGATTCTGGATATCAACCACAGGGTGGAGGCGGATTACGGATATTCAAAGACCGATCTTTTGGGAAAGCCCTTTCTGGATATCTGCGACAGGGACGATGAAACCGTGGAAATGGGGCTCAGAGAGCTGAACCGGGGCCAGGCCCTTCTCTTTGCCAAGAAAAAGCACCTGAAAAAATCCGGGGAAACGTTTTTTGCCAATACCAAGGTGGTGAATACCACCTATTCCAACCGGGACGTGCTCATTGCATCCTCCACGGATATCACCGAAAGCGTTGAAAAGGAAACCCAGCTCATCCAGGCCGGGAAACTGGCCACCCTGGGCACCATGGCGGCCGGCATGGCCCATGAGATCAACCAGCCCCTGAACGTGATCCAGATCTGTGCCGATCTCATGCTCAAGATGATTAAAAAGGGAATCGATATCCCAGATGACGAATTGAAGCTGATGGCCAAGGATATCATAGACAATGTGGCCCGGGCGGCCGGGGTGATCAAGCATGTCCGGGATTTTGCCCGCCAATCGGAGCGGAGCCTGAAAAAACTGGATATCAACGACCCGGTAAACGATGTGTTCAAGGTGCTGGGCCACCAGCTTACGGTACACTCCATCAAGGTCAACCTGGATCTCAATGACGACCTGCCCCAGATCCGGGCCGAGCATAACCGCCTGGAGCAGGTGTTTATCAACCTGGTGACCAATGCCATCGACGCCATGGACGAAAAGGCGGAAAAGGCCGACGGCCAGGTGGACAAAAATCTGACCATAAAAACCTGGCATGAAGCCAGCAAGGTGTGTGTCAGCGTTGCCGACACCGGGGTGGGCATGAGCGATACGGTGAAACGCAAAATTTTTGAACCTTTTTTCACCACCAAGGAAACCGGCAAGGGTACCGGCCTGGGCACCAGCATCAGTTTCGGGATCATCAAGGATTATTCCGGGACCATTGAGATCCAGAGCGTGGAGGGCCAGGGGGCGGAGTTCACCATCAGATTTCCAGCCATTAATTGA
- a CDS encoding response regulator — MSANKILIVDDEDIIVRLLAMSLRSDGYEVVTAGNGQQALEVLEKEAPDIVVTDIKMPVMDGLELLKRIKELDGEKEVIIVTGHGDIDSTITALQYGASDFINKPVRDEALAIALERAKTKIHIREQLEGYTKNLEQKVAEATEEIRRRASFQRLLIHSSNDAIVAFDREWKIVVFNPEAARIFDVPAGDVRNKMTIEDLYLPDLAKMFKAEAEKEKRQGEMPWKEMTLNLKQGGQFPVRYAVNVLHEKGEFVGIVNFFQDLTEIKRLENELVQSERLAAVGQTVSGLAHYVKNILIGLKGGSYVVDVGMKKNNMEKLKDGWGTIKKNIARVSDLTQDLLTYSKEREPEFEPCFPNEIVQDVVNLVYDAAKGKDIEIKADVAPDLGEVTADPRTIHRSLLNLVSNAMDACLEDEDTSKNFLIEVRTYTEPDNTLCLEVRDNGCGMDDNTMSRLFDPMFSSKGGKGTGLGLLVTGKLVEEHKGRIDTESELGKGTRFTIRLPFETVAQETLETGQGG, encoded by the coding sequence ATGTCTGCCAATAAAATACTGATTGTCGATGATGAAGATATCATTGTCCGCCTGCTGGCCATGTCGCTGCGCAGCGACGGCTATGAGGTCGTGACCGCAGGAAACGGGCAACAGGCCCTTGAGGTGCTTGAAAAGGAGGCGCCGGATATTGTGGTCACCGATATCAAAATGCCGGTGATGGACGGACTGGAACTGCTCAAGCGAATCAAGGAGCTTGACGGGGAAAAAGAGGTCATCATCGTCACCGGCCACGGGGATATCGACTCCACCATCACGGCCCTGCAGTACGGGGCCAGCGATTTCATTAACAAACCGGTACGGGACGAGGCCCTGGCCATTGCCCTGGAGCGGGCCAAAACCAAGATCCATATCCGGGAACAGCTGGAAGGGTATACCAAGAACCTTGAACAGAAAGTGGCGGAAGCCACAGAGGAGATCCGCCGGAGGGCCAGTTTTCAGCGGCTGCTCATCCACTCTTCCAACGATGCCATCGTGGCCTTTGACCGTGAATGGAAGATCGTGGTATTCAACCCCGAAGCCGCCCGGATTTTTGATGTACCGGCCGGAGATGTGCGGAACAAGATGACCATAGAAGACCTTTACCTGCCCGACCTGGCCAAGATGTTTAAGGCCGAGGCCGAAAAAGAAAAGCGGCAGGGAGAGATGCCCTGGAAGGAAATGACCCTGAACCTGAAACAGGGCGGGCAGTTCCCGGTACGGTATGCGGTTAACGTGCTCCATGAAAAAGGCGAATTTGTGGGTATTGTGAATTTTTTTCAGGACCTGACCGAAATCAAGCGGCTGGAAAATGAACTGGTACAGTCCGAACGGCTGGCCGCAGTGGGGCAGACCGTCAGCGGCCTGGCCCACTATGTGAAAAATATCCTCATCGGCCTCAAGGGCGGTTCCTATGTGGTGGATGTGGGCATGAAAAAAAACAATATGGAGAAGCTCAAGGACGGGTGGGGCACCATAAAGAAAAATATCGCCAGGGTGTCGGATTTGACCCAGGATCTGCTCACCTATTCCAAGGAGCGGGAACCGGAGTTTGAGCCCTGTTTTCCCAATGAGATTGTCCAGGATGTGGTGAATCTGGTTTACGATGCGGCAAAGGGCAAGGATATTGAAATAAAGGCAGATGTGGCGCCGGACCTGGGCGAGGTGACGGCGGACCCCAGAACCATACACCGCTCCCTGCTGAATCTGGTTTCCAACGCCATGGATGCCTGTCTTGAGGATGAAGATACGTCCAAGAATTTTCTCATTGAGGTCCGCACCTATACAGAGCCCGACAATACCCTCTGTCTGGAGGTCCGGGACAACGGCTGCGGTATGGATGACAATACAATGTCGCGGCTTTTTGACCCCATGTTCAGCTCCAAAGGGGGCAAGGGCACGGGGCTTGGGCTATTGGTTACAGGAAAATTGGTGGAAGAACATAAAGGGCGGATTGATACAGAAAGCGAGTTGGGAAAAGGCACGCGTTTCACCATTCGACTTCCATTTGAAACCGTTGCGCAGGAAACTTTAGAAACCGGCCAAGGAGGATAA
- a CDS encoding response regulator has translation MNKKVLVVDDDPDVRSFVVTVLEENGYSPLVAHDGVEGLEKIKAESPDLVILDVLMPRGSGIRLYRQLKTDESLKDLPVVMFTGIALRSFLKSQKALEEFNGEVPKPDIYLEKPVEPEELVQALKKKIG, from the coding sequence ATGAACAAAAAGGTACTTGTGGTAGATGATGATCCTGACGTAAGGTCATTCGTGGTCACAGTGCTGGAGGAAAACGGGTACAGCCCCCTGGTCGCCCATGACGGGGTGGAGGGGCTGGAAAAAATAAAAGCGGAATCGCCGGATCTGGTAATTCTGGATGTACTCATGCCCCGGGGCAGCGGCATCCGCCTTTACCGCCAGTTGAAAACCGACGAGTCCTTGAAGGATCTTCCCGTGGTCATGTTTACCGGTATCGCCCTGCGCTCCTTTCTGAAATCGCAAAAGGCGCTGGAAGAGTTCAACGGTGAGGTGCCCAAACCCGACATCTACCTTGAAAAACCGGTGGAACCCGAAGAACTGGTCCAGGCCCTGAAAAAAAAGATCGGGTAA
- a CDS encoding universal stress protein, translating into MKIKKLLFVTKFEELCYDALNSLLSLRNADLDHVVFLNVIERDKVALKRGSGYLKEEEVKLKETANIRFIDWAENLFEMGMEVGAYIEVSSLIPEILKVIEKERPDLAVIGRSHKGTLEQLYSRSDITELTRRVDIPILVFKHMVEDQVVPEEIFKRPLLATSWSSSSQAAVDCLKGLSGVIGQLHVMHVVSEKDLKSSDTHEVQKVRKFERGRLDDLCDEFEDAGIDAKPHVYVGDPEKEILKAAREYQASMIILGTSERNAIVERWMGSISRNVADKSVYPCLLFPVDKR; encoded by the coding sequence ATGAAGATAAAAAAACTGCTGTTTGTAACCAAATTTGAGGAGCTTTGCTACGACGCTTTAAATTCCCTGCTCAGCCTGCGGAATGCCGACCTTGACCATGTGGTCTTTCTCAACGTGATAGAACGCGACAAGGTGGCCTTGAAGCGGGGATCCGGATATCTGAAAGAGGAGGAGGTCAAACTCAAGGAAACCGCCAATATCCGGTTCATTGACTGGGCGGAAAACCTGTTTGAAATGGGCATGGAGGTCGGGGCCTATATTGAGGTTTCCAGCCTGATTCCCGAAATCCTCAAGGTCATTGAGAAAGAACGTCCGGACCTGGCCGTCATCGGCCGTTCCCACAAGGGCACCTTGGAGCAGCTTTATTCCCGCTCGGATATTACGGAGCTGACCCGGCGGGTGGATATCCCCATCCTGGTGTTCAAGCACATGGTTGAAGACCAGGTGGTGCCTGAGGAAATATTTAAACGGCCCCTGCTGGCCACTTCCTGGTCCAGCAGCTCCCAGGCGGCGGTGGACTGCCTCAAGGGCTTGTCCGGGGTTATCGGCCAGCTCCATGTGATGCATGTGGTCAGTGAAAAAGATTTGAAAAGTTCCGATACCCACGAGGTGCAGAAGGTTAGAAAGTTTGAGCGCGGGCGGCTGGACGATCTCTGTGACGAGTTTGAGGATGCCGGCATCGATGCCAAGCCCCATGTCTATGTGGGTGATCCTGAAAAGGAAATCCTCAAGGCGGCAAGGGAATACCAGGCCTCCATGATCATTTTAGGGACCAGTGAACGCAATGCCATTGTGGAGAGATGGATGGGATCCATCTCCAGAAATGTTGCTGATAAATCTGTCTATCCCTGCCTCTTGTTCCCGGTTGACAAACGGTAA
- a CDS encoding response regulator translates to MKLLFIDDEQTFLKYLAKRLVLDGFTVKTTFSGEEGVEAASKEDFDVAVVDLQMPGIDGIEVQKRLKDLQPTLPCIVLTGHGSVENALESGKYNAFKFLSKPVDMDTLIETIKAAYAHRLKLEGRSDAPVENSTEPRKKGTLSKLYDKFRGIYGVDR, encoded by the coding sequence ATGAAACTCCTATTCATAGACGATGAACAGACTTTTTTGAAATACTTGGCCAAGCGACTGGTTTTGGATGGATTTACTGTAAAGACAACCTTTTCAGGAGAAGAGGGGGTTGAAGCGGCATCAAAGGAAGACTTTGATGTGGCCGTGGTTGACCTTCAGATGCCCGGCATTGACGGCATTGAGGTTCAAAAACGTTTAAAAGACCTCCAGCCGACCCTTCCCTGCATTGTGCTCACCGGCCACGGCAGCGTTGAAAACGCCCTTGAAAGCGGCAAGTACAATGCCTTCAAGTTTTTATCCAAACCCGTTGACATGGACACCCTCATCGAAACCATCAAAGCAGCCTATGCCCACAGGCTCAAGCTGGAAGGCAGGAGCGACGCACCTGTGGAGAACAGCACGGAACCGAGAAAGAAAGGCACCTTATCAAAGCTCTATGACAAGTTCCGCGGCATTTACGGTGTTGACCGGTAG
- a CDS encoding Na+/H+ antiporter subunit E has protein sequence MFATWVVLSGNFSALLLSLGVISSILVAWFFHDLLFPAITLGHIRIFIKFTAYIPWLVIEIIKANFHLLYLVFHPRMEDLIDPHITNFKTDLESDLAVTTLANSITLTPGTITVTTGSDGTYRVHAIDKPSADALPGTMLDKVADIYGEK, from the coding sequence ATGTTTGCAACATGGGTGGTGTTATCGGGGAATTTTTCCGCGCTGCTGCTCAGCCTGGGGGTGATTTCCAGCATTCTTGTGGCCTGGTTCTTCCACGACCTGCTCTTCCCAGCCATCACCCTGGGCCATATCAGGATTTTTATTAAGTTCACCGCCTATATTCCCTGGCTGGTGATTGAAATCATCAAGGCGAATTTCCATTTGCTCTATCTGGTCTTTCATCCCCGGATGGAGGATCTGATTGACCCCCATATTACCAATTTCAAAACCGATCTGGAATCGGACCTTGCTGTTACCACCCTTGCCAACTCCATCACCCTGACGCCCGGTACCATTACCGTGACCACGGGATCCGACGGAACCTACAGGGTGCATGCCATTGACAAGCCGTCTGCCGATGCCCTTCCGGGCACCATGCTGGACAAGGTGGCTGATATTTACGGAGAAAAATAA
- a CDS encoding pH regulation protein F, protein MNTFFLCIALGLCLLMFLSLYRCLFGPTVLDRLIGVNAIGSKTVVLLLLIGFLYERVDMFVDIALAYAFLNFVAIIAASRYFHKRKGLYEESFMD, encoded by the coding sequence ATGAATACGTTTTTTCTATGCATCGCCCTCGGGCTTTGCCTGCTCATGTTCTTGTCTTTGTACCGCTGCCTCTTCGGTCCCACGGTGTTGGACCGGCTCATCGGGGTGAATGCCATCGGCAGTAAAACCGTTGTCCTGCTGCTGCTCATCGGTTTTTTGTATGAACGGGTGGATATGTTTGTGGACATTGCACTGGCCTATGCCTTTCTGAACTTTGTGGCAATCATTGCCGCGTCCAGGTACTTCCATAAAAGAAAAGGCCTCTACGAAGAATCCTTCATGGATTAA
- a CDS encoding monovalent cation/H(+) antiporter subunit G, with amino-acid sequence MNILVIIFLLFGFMFFLGGAVGIIRMPDFYSRLHPAGKLDTLGIMAMVAGLALYNLHHFSWGAVLLSVKMMLIVFFVFMSSPTATHSIVDAGMRAGLRPWTKKGKQGQTSNGELAQGKE; translated from the coding sequence ATGAATATACTTGTTATCATATTTTTGCTGTTTGGATTTATGTTTTTCCTGGGCGGCGCCGTGGGCATCATCCGCATGCCTGATTTTTATTCCAGGCTCCATCCGGCCGGCAAGCTGGATACCCTGGGGATTATGGCCATGGTGGCCGGGCTTGCCCTGTACAACCTCCACCATTTTTCATGGGGCGCAGTTCTGCTGTCCGTCAAAATGATGCTCATTGTCTTTTTTGTCTTCATGTCCAGCCCGACCGCCACCCATTCCATCGTGGATGCCGGCATGCGGGCAGGTCTGCGGCCCTGGACCAAAAAGGGTAAACAGGGGCAGACCAGCAACGGTGAATTGGCCCAAGGAAAGGAATAA
- a CDS encoding DUF4040 domain-containing protein has translation MYWPIDLIVLTFVIFCAIAAISVRDLLGTAILFGAYSFMMCLLWAVMGAVDVAFTEASVGAGVSTVFFVAAVFRTSRRTKD, from the coding sequence ATGTATTGGCCCATTGATTTGATTGTACTGACCTTTGTTATTTTCTGTGCCATCGCCGCTATTTCCGTCCGGGACCTTCTGGGAACCGCCATTTTATTCGGCGCTTATTCCTTTATGATGTGTCTGCTCTGGGCGGTAATGGGGGCGGTTGACGTGGCCTTTACCGAAGCATCGGTGGGGGCGGGCGTGAGCACCGTATTTTTTGTTGCAGCGGTATTTAGAACCAGCAGGAGGACAAAAGATTGA
- a CDS encoding Na(+)/H(+) antiporter subunit B produces the protein MRLLGFIVVCLTGGLLLYGTGELPNWGDPNSPASLHLSNHYIEHAVAETEVPNLVTAVLADYRGFDTMFETAVVFCAGLACFLLLRDFRPKKEQYYRHVPSGVVLHVKNPERHVAVGKEFEDMDRDWVPSDTIIKTVCRILIPFIQIYALYVVAHGDFSPGGGFQGGVIFGSSLILLAISYNLKTLLKRVSEKFLGIFSALGVLVYVGIGAIAMLLGGNFLDYSKYAPIFGEHHIRALGMLGVEIGVGMAVTAVMAIIYINIVSEGRHDEGL, from the coding sequence TTGAGACTATTAGGCTTCATTGTGGTCTGCCTCACCGGCGGGCTTCTGCTATACGGCACCGGCGAACTGCCGAACTGGGGGGATCCCAACTCACCGGCATCCCTGCATCTTTCCAACCACTACATCGAACATGCGGTGGCAGAAACCGAGGTGCCCAACTTGGTCACTGCGGTTCTGGCTGACTACAGGGGCTTTGACACCATGTTCGAGACGGCCGTGGTCTTCTGCGCCGGGCTTGCCTGTTTCCTGCTGCTTCGGGATTTCAGGCCCAAAAAGGAGCAGTATTACCGGCATGTGCCTTCAGGGGTTGTCCTCCATGTGAAGAATCCGGAAAGGCACGTGGCCGTCGGAAAAGAGTTTGAGGATATGGATAGGGATTGGGTGCCTTCGGATACCATCATCAAAACCGTGTGCCGGATTCTGATCCCCTTTATTCAGATTTACGCCCTTTACGTTGTGGCCCACGGTGACTTCTCCCCGGGGGGCGGATTCCAGGGCGGTGTTATTTTCGGTTCCAGCCTGATTCTCCTGGCCATCTCCTATAACCTGAAAACCCTGTTGAAACGGGTGAGCGAGAAATTCCTCGGCATCTTTTCAGCCCTCGGGGTCCTGGTCTATGTGGGCATCGGTGCCATTGCCATGCTGCTGGGGGGCAATTTCCTGGATTATTCCAAGTACGCCCCCATTTTCGGTGAGCACCATATCCGGGCCCTGGGCATGCTGGGGGTTGAGATCGGGGTGGGCATGGCCGTGACTGCGGTAATGGCCATCATTTATATTAACATCGTCTCCGAAGGCAGACACGACGAAGGATTGTAA
- a CDS encoding cation:proton antiporter subunit C: MTDFLALIAAKYNYWLYIVLMMIGLYAMIAKNNLIKKLVGMNIFQTAIILFYVSIGFKHDATIPIIQGDHGHGAAHAAIKAADYINPLPHVLMLTAIVVSVATFGVAMALCVKIYQRYQTLEEDELRMRLSEK, from the coding sequence ATGACTGACTTTCTGGCCCTTATCGCGGCAAAATACAATTACTGGCTTTACATTGTTCTCATGATGATCGGGCTTTATGCCATGATCGCCAAGAACAATCTGATCAAAAAACTGGTGGGCATGAATATTTTCCAGACGGCGATTATCCTGTTCTATGTGTCCATCGGATTCAAGCATGACGCCACCATCCCCATTATCCAGGGGGACCACGGCCACGGAGCGGCCCATGCCGCCATCAAGGCAGCAGACTATATCAATCCGCTGCCCCACGTACTGATGCTCACGGCCATCGTGGTCTCCGTGGCCACCTTTGGTGTGGCCATGGCCCTGTGTGTTAAGATTTACCAGCGGTACCAGACCCTGGAAGAAGATGAACTCAGAATGCGCTTATCGGAAAAGTAA